A genome region from Dolichospermum compactum NIES-806 includes the following:
- the kdpA gene encoding potassium-transporting ATPase subunit KdpA produces MSQGFLQIALTLCIVVFITPILGKYIARVFLGERTILDPVMKPLEAIIYILGGVGKKNDMTGWQYIRALLCSNLVMGVGVYALLYYQKFLPWNPNGLGRMRWDLLLHTTISFLTNTDQQHYTTENTFSYFSQTSALGFLMFTSAASGLVVGIAFIRGLTGRKLGNFYVDFTQAITRILLPLSIVGAIALIIAGVPQTLAQTILVETLEGRIQYIARGPVASWEMIKMLGENGGGFFTANSAHPFENPNGASNLIEIIAMLAIPTSLIYTYGVFANNLKQAWLLFSMVFIIFVVLIGVTATGELQGNPLINNALRLELPNLEGKEVRFDWAQTALWAVTTTATMCGAVNGMHDSLMPSGTFSTLFNLFLQIIWGGQGIGTAYLFIYLMLTVFITGLMVGRTPEIFGRKIEKWEIILASVVLLIHPMMILIPSSIALAYPISLSGISNPSFHGISQVVYEYASASANNGSGLEGLNDSTLWWNLSTTVSIFLGRYIPIIALLLLADSMSKKQASPASRGTLKTDSLLFTGITAGVTLILGILTFFPVLALGPIAEGFKLASGS; encoded by the coding sequence ATGAGTCAAGGTTTTTTACAAATTGCTTTAACGCTGTGTATTGTCGTATTCATTACGCCTATACTAGGGAAATACATAGCTCGTGTTTTTTTGGGAGAAAGGACAATCCTTGATCCTGTAATGAAGCCCCTAGAGGCAATAATTTATATTTTAGGAGGTGTGGGTAAAAAAAATGATATGACGGGTTGGCAGTATATCCGCGCCTTACTATGCAGTAACTTAGTCATGGGTGTGGGAGTTTATGCGCTGCTTTATTATCAGAAATTTCTCCCCTGGAATCCCAACGGACTGGGGAGGATGAGATGGGATTTATTACTACATACCACAATTTCCTTCCTGACCAATACCGACCAACAACACTACACCACAGAAAATACCTTTAGTTATTTTAGCCAAACATCAGCTTTAGGTTTTTTAATGTTTACCTCAGCAGCTAGTGGTTTAGTAGTGGGAATTGCCTTTATTCGGGGGTTAACAGGGAGAAAATTGGGGAATTTTTATGTAGATTTTACCCAGGCTATCACTAGGATATTATTACCTTTATCTATTGTGGGGGCGATCGCTCTCATCATCGCCGGAGTACCTCAAACCCTAGCCCAAACCATATTAGTAGAAACCTTAGAAGGGAGAATCCAGTACATAGCCAGAGGTCCAGTAGCATCCTGGGAAATGATCAAAATGTTAGGAGAAAATGGTGGCGGCTTTTTTACCGCTAATTCCGCTCATCCTTTTGAAAATCCCAATGGCGCTTCTAACCTAATAGAAATCATCGCCATGTTGGCTATCCCCACCTCCCTAATTTACACCTACGGAGTATTTGCCAATAACCTCAAACAAGCCTGGCTATTATTTTCAATGGTGTTTATCATCTTTGTCGTTCTTATTGGCGTTACAGCCACAGGAGAATTACAAGGAAATCCGCTCATTAACAATGCCTTGCGCTTAGAATTACCCAACTTAGAAGGCAAAGAAGTCAGATTTGATTGGGCGCAAACCGCATTATGGGCAGTTACAACCACAGCCACTATGTGCGGTGCTGTTAACGGAATGCACGATTCCCTCATGCCCAGTGGCACATTTTCTACCTTATTCAACCTATTTTTACAAATAATTTGGGGAGGACAAGGCATAGGAACAGCTTATCTCTTCATTTATCTGATGCTCACCGTTTTTATCACCGGTTTAATGGTAGGGCGCACACCAGAAATTTTTGGGCGCAAAATTGAAAAATGGGAAATTATTCTAGCTAGTGTAGTGCTATTAATTCACCCCATGATGATTTTAATTCCCAGTTCCATAGCTTTAGCTTATCCTATATCCTTGTCGGGAATTAGTAACCCAAGTTTTCATGGAATTTCCCAAGTAGTTTATGAATACGCCTCAGCCTCAGCCAATAACGGTTCTGGCTTAGAAGGATTAAATGACAGCACATTATGGTGGAACTTAAGTACAACTGTCAGTATTTTCCTAGGACGTTATATACCCATTATTGCCCTACTTCTCTTAGCTGATAGTATGTCTAAAAAACAAGCCAGTCCAGCAAGTCGGGGAACTTTGAAAACAGATTCTCTGCTATTTACTGGCATTACTGCTGGTGTCACCCTAATTTTAGGCATCCTCACATTCTTCCCTGTTCTAGCTCTAGGCCCAATCGCCGAAGGCTTTAAACTCGCCTCTGGTAGTTAG
- a CDS encoding DUF1995 family protein yields MAELPKTLEDAIAQSCEAVKSALADGITRIQVELLFPELKFMTVAEQFLPQFTEYESRLKVFFADAGAAALARRDWTDAQFKISDIGTGRAASLEAKIQPEDEIFLFIAPTSVEVPQLEKLCELIGDRPTIMLTPRLEDSSIVGIGYTARETRRRFISTIESCYYIRPVDDESALFRCYPGQWEVWQEIENEYQKIVELSKKPSGDELDAILMGGQTANTTDATPTKKPSVFKSLQRFIKALSN; encoded by the coding sequence ATGGCTGAACTACCAAAAACCTTAGAAGATGCGATCGCTCAATCTTGTGAAGCGGTAAAATCAGCTTTAGCTGATGGTATAACTCGGATTCAGGTTGAGTTATTATTTCCCGAACTCAAATTTATGACGGTTGCAGAACAATTTCTCCCCCAATTTACTGAATACGAATCTCGTCTCAAAGTCTTCTTTGCTGATGCCGGTGCGGCTGCTTTAGCCCGTCGTGATTGGACAGATGCACAATTCAAAATTTCCGATATTGGTACTGGTAGGGCTGCATCCCTAGAAGCAAAAATTCAGCCAGAGGATGAAATTTTCCTATTTATCGCCCCCACCTCCGTAGAAGTCCCACAATTAGAAAAGCTGTGTGAACTGATCGGCGATCGCCCTACAATCATGTTAACACCACGACTAGAAGATTCTAGTATCGTTGGTATCGGTTATACAGCCAGAGAAACCCGTCGTCGCTTCATTAGTACCATCGAATCTTGTTACTATATCCGTCCCGTAGATGATGAATCTGCCCTGTTCCGTTGCTACCCTGGACAATGGGAAGTATGGCAAGAAATAGAAAACGAATATCAAAAAATTGTTGAACTCTCCAAAAAACCCTCCGGTGACGAATTAGACGCAATTCTTATGGGAGGACAAACGGCAAACACTACGGACGCTACACCCACCAAAAAACCTAGTGTGTTTAAGAGTTTGCAACGGTTTATCAAGGCTTTAAGCAATTAA
- the dnaN gene encoding DNA polymerase III subunit beta: MKLICSQSDLSSNLSLVSRAVPSRPTHPVLANILLQADAETNQVSLTAFDLSLGIRTSFSAEVLESGTIALPAKLLVDITSRLPEGEITLDDQSADNTGEGILVTLKPKSGRYQVRAMGAEEFPELPLIENAEAITLTTAALIEGLKGSLFATSSDETKQVLTGVHLTLKQDTLEFAATDGHRLAVLETTNERPVEGSEQVEVTVPARALRELQRMLGHNSTSEETVAVYLDQGQVVFAWQNQRLTSRTLEGQYPAYRQLIPRKFERQVTLERKQFISTLERIAVLADQKNNIVKVSIDNTNQEITLSCEAQDVGSGTESMPAQISGEDIDIAFNVKYLMEGLKELPSSEIQMHLNQSLTPVIFTPLGGLKMTYLAMPVQLRN; encoded by the coding sequence ATGAAGTTAATCTGTTCTCAAAGCGATCTTAGTAGCAACCTTTCTCTCGTCAGTCGTGCTGTCCCTTCCAGACCCACTCATCCTGTTCTTGCCAATATCTTATTACAAGCAGATGCAGAAACTAATCAAGTTAGTTTAACAGCCTTTGATCTCAGTTTAGGTATCCGTACCAGCTTTAGTGCTGAGGTCTTAGAAAGTGGGACAATTGCTCTCCCTGCCAAACTGCTTGTAGATATCACCTCTCGTCTTCCAGAAGGGGAAATTACACTGGATGATCAATCAGCAGATAATACTGGAGAAGGTATACTTGTCACTCTCAAACCTAAGAGCGGACGTTATCAAGTCCGCGCAATGGGCGCGGAAGAATTTCCTGAATTACCTCTGATTGAAAACGCCGAAGCAATTACTCTCACCACAGCCGCACTAATTGAAGGATTGAAAGGTTCTTTGTTTGCTACCAGTTCCGATGAAACTAAGCAAGTCCTCACTGGCGTACATTTAACCCTAAAACAAGACACTTTAGAATTTGCTGCTACCGACGGACACAGATTAGCCGTTTTGGAAACTACAAATGAGCGTCCTGTAGAGGGTAGCGAACAAGTAGAGGTAACAGTACCGGCAAGAGCATTACGAGAACTACAACGGATGTTAGGACATAACTCCACATCAGAAGAAACTGTAGCCGTATATCTTGATCAAGGTCAAGTAGTATTTGCTTGGCAAAATCAACGCCTTACCAGCCGCACTTTAGAAGGACAATATCCCGCTTATCGGCAATTAATTCCTCGAAAATTTGAACGCCAAGTTACATTAGAAAGAAAGCAATTTATCAGCACTTTGGAACGAATTGCGGTGTTAGCAGATCAGAAAAATAATATTGTCAAAGTCAGCATTGATAATACCAATCAAGAGATTACTTTATCTTGTGAAGCGCAAGATGTTGGTAGTGGTACAGAATCAATGCCAGCACAAATATCTGGGGAAGATATAGACATTGCTTTTAATGTTAAATATCTGATGGAAGGTTTGAAGGAATTACCATCTTCAGAAATTCAAATGCACTTAAATCAAAGTTTAACTCCGGTAATTTTCACACCTTTGGGTGGATTGAAAATGACCTATTTAGCTATGCCTGTACAGCTTAGAAATTAG
- the psbV gene encoding photosystem II cytochrome c-550, producing MFKRLIGVVVATILLTLQMFVGTATALELDETIRTVPLNDKGDTVVLSLKQVKKGKRLFNYACAQCHAGGVTKTNQNVGLEPEALAGALPNRNNIEGLVDYMKNPTTYDGATEISEIHPSLKSANIFRVMRNLTEDDLKAIAGHILLEPKVVGTKWGGGKIYY from the coding sequence ATGTTTAAAAGACTAATTGGTGTTGTTGTTGCTACTATTTTGCTGACATTACAGATGTTTGTCGGTACTGCAACAGCTTTAGAACTGGATGAAACTATCCGTACAGTGCCATTAAATGACAAAGGCGATACAGTTGTTCTCAGCTTAAAACAAGTCAAAAAAGGTAAACGACTATTCAATTACGCTTGCGCTCAATGTCATGCTGGTGGAGTTACCAAGACTAACCAAAATGTGGGACTTGAACCTGAAGCCCTAGCAGGGGCTTTACCTAACCGCAATAATATTGAAGGTTTAGTGGACTATATGAAAAATCCCACTACCTATGATGGCGCAACAGAAATTTCGGAAATCCACCCCAGTTTGAAGAGTGCAAATATTTTCCGAGTCATGCGAAATCTGACCGAAGATGATTTGAAAGCGATCGCTGGACACATTCTCTTAGAACCAAAAGTTGTTGGCACTAAATGGGGTGGCGGTAAAATTTATTACTAA
- a CDS encoding lysophospholipid acyltransferase family protein, which translates to MFKLKHLQTTNTGWSLDQRDPRFIESMMPILGLLYNCYFRVQTSGWENVPDGKILVVGSHNGGLASPDTSMMLYDWLRRFSVERQIYGLMHPKVWDVFPPAAEMAMKAGAVRAHPKMAYKALRAGASVLVYPGGAEDVFRPHAMRDKIYFAERRGFIKLALRENVPIVPAISWGSHDTLIVLADMYEIMQQFHKMGMPWLLGVDPLVFPIYLGLPWGLAFGPLPNIPLPVTIYTRVCPPIVFARYGKEAASDRTYVDECYELVRSKMQQELDSLIQQANH; encoded by the coding sequence ATGTTCAAACTAAAGCATCTTCAAACCACTAACACAGGGTGGTCTTTGGATCAACGAGATCCAAGGTTCATCGAATCTATGATGCCTATCTTGGGCTTGTTATATAACTGTTATTTTCGAGTCCAAACCAGTGGCTGGGAAAATGTCCCAGATGGCAAAATTCTCGTTGTCGGTTCTCATAATGGTGGACTGGCTTCTCCTGATACTTCCATGATGTTATATGATTGGTTGCGTCGCTTTAGTGTCGAAAGACAGATTTATGGTTTGATGCACCCTAAGGTTTGGGATGTGTTTCCACCGGCGGCAGAAATGGCGATGAAAGCTGGCGCAGTGAGGGCGCACCCCAAAATGGCTTACAAGGCTTTGCGGGCTGGCGCTAGTGTCTTGGTTTATCCGGGTGGTGCTGAGGATGTCTTTCGACCTCATGCGATGCGGGATAAAATTTATTTTGCCGAGCGGAGGGGGTTTATTAAGTTGGCACTGCGGGAGAATGTACCGATTGTGCCGGCGATTTCCTGGGGGTCACATGATACTCTGATTGTCTTGGCTGATATGTATGAAATCATGCAGCAATTTCATAAAATGGGGATGCCTTGGCTGCTTGGGGTTGATCCTTTGGTGTTTCCTATTTATTTGGGATTACCTTGGGGATTGGCTTTTGGACCGCTGCCTAATATTCCTTTGCCTGTGACTATCTATACGAGGGTTTGTCCGCCGATTGTGTTTGCCCGCTATGGAAAAGAGGCTGCAAGCGATCGCACTTATGTGGACGAATGCTATGAGTTAGTCAGAAGTAAAATGCAGCAGGAGTTAGATAGTTTAATTCAACAAGCCAATCATTAA